From a single Vicia villosa cultivar HV-30 ecotype Madison, WI unplaced genomic scaffold, Vvil1.0 ctg.000559F_1_1, whole genome shotgun sequence genomic region:
- the LOC131629331 gene encoding lipid transfer protein EARLI 1-like gives MGSKSVASIIIATLFFATLCSAHVPIASQSKHCPDLSVCVNVVKDLLSIIIGAPQAKPCCSLIAGLIDVEAHLCICAAVKADILGININIPIEILLNLCGRKVPKGHAC, from the coding sequence ATGGGTTCAAAGAGTGTTGCATCCATTATCATTGCCACTCTCTTCTTTGCCACTCTTTGCTCTGCTCATGTGCCAATTGCTTCACAATCGAAGCATTGTCCTGATTTAAGTGTTTGTGTGAATGTGGTGAAAGATTTGCTGTCTATTATAATTGGTGCTCCACAAGCCAAGCCATGTTGCTCCCTCATTGCTGGTCTTATCGATGTTGAGGCACATTTGTGCATTTGTGCAGCAGTCAAAGCTGATATTTTGGGGATAAATATTAATATTCCCATAgaaattttacttaatttatgtGGTCGTAAGGTCCCTAAAGGCCATGCATGTTAA